The genomic region GGTTTTAGTCTGCAGATTCGGGGTTTAGGGAACACAGAGACGGTGGAAGGAAATGCAAAACCCTCTTCCTTGAACGACGTCGTTAATAATTTCTATGTTTTTAGTTAGCCCCCCCAAAAGTAAATATTTGCAATTTGCCACTCATTAGAAGAAACGTACCTATTATGTTGAAATATAGTCACAACCGAGAGTGACTAGGTTAATAACCGCCACAACAGCATATAACGGGCCTAGGTAAGTTATTTGCAACTTGCAACTTATTAAGACGAAACGCACCTATTAAGTTGAAATATCATCACAACCGAGCATGACTTGGTTAAGAATCGACACAATGGCATAGCGGGCATAGGCAAGTCATTATCGTGACTGCGAAATTGCAAGAGAGAATTTAAGTTGACCAGGAATAATGCAACTTATTAAGCAACTGCTGAAGAAAGAATGAATGGCTTATATAAATTCAAAGAAAGTGTTATCAAAATCTTACAAGTTACACTTCTATTCAAAAATACAAAGCAGACCTCAGCCTCCTGCACAATCGATCTGCCGGTTCACATCATCCCGTATCTAAATTAGGACGAAAGGCAgtgaaaaaaagaataaattctGCAACTTTAAGCCTTCGTCCTCCTAAACTCGAACCAGATCTCGTAGTGGTTAAATAGCAAGCTGTCATGTGTATGCTTTCTGACATACTCCAGGCCTAAATTTGTAAGCCGCTTTGTACATTCGTCTCCTCCCAACCGCGAACAGAATTTGATATTATGGGACACGAAGATTCGCCCGTCATAGGGTTTCAGTTTATTTGTCAATCTCTCTAATCCAACCCACACAAGGTTACCAGGCATATGAAGAAACACAGCACTAGCATAGATCAAGTCATAAACAACATCTGAACCAAATCTGCTGAAGTCCATGTTGTCGCCCTTCACAATCAAAGGGCGCTTGTGCAGAAGACCTTGGGAAGGAAGCTCGTATCTAAAGGCAGCCATTAGTGAGAGCTCATCTCTTTCAAGACAGTGGAAGTGTCCAGGATTAAGATAGCGAATGAAATGCAAACCAACTCGGAGGGTACCACAGCCAATCTCAAGGACAATTGAGTCGGGCTTCAGATGAGAGGACTGAGCGAGGAACTCAAAAACATCTCGCCCGCCTGCCCAAGGCTCACCGTAGTTACTGTGGTGCTCCTCAGTTAGGAGCTCACCAGGGCATGGGAGAGCAGTATGGTTTTCCGAATCAGGTCCTTCATAATGAGATATACCCTTGAATCTGAAAATTGTGAAACGATTGGTCAATTATTTGTACAAAATCATCCCTATATTCACAGAACATGAAATGAATAACTTTCCAGTGATTCAATTGACCCGCAAACAATTGAATACATGATAACTGCAGGCAGAGAAAAGCACGTGGAGAGAACGAGAAATCACCTAACCAACCAACCAAGTAAGAGAATACTCAAGTTAAAGAATCATcgaataacaaaaataataaaaagaaacgTCTATCGAAACAAAAGGAATAGAACAAATCACTTCAAAGTATATGATCTAGTCTAAATCCATGTTCTATAAATCTAGCCGATCATCAAACTTAACCTTTTCGTTTCTCTCCAACCTAACCCTGTGCTTTTACATAAACCAAACAGAGCACAACGGGTACTTGCCCAACTCAGCATCGAAAAGATATATTGTAAAGAAAATGCAGAAACTTCAGCAACAAATTCGAGTTCACGTCCACATaactaaaacaaataaaagtttattgCCGCAATCTCATGAAAATCGAAGTTCACTAATGTAATCTCATCTCCTCCACATCCTCACTTGGCACAAAAATCACATGAACTGGtactcaaaattaaagttgacaGCTTTGAATCCAAGATTATAGAgtttactaattcacaattGAATTCCCAAATCCCATGTTAAAATCAATTGAAGTCCCAATTCCGAATCCCACTGCACAAATTCAAGTCCCCATTCTAATCATACAATGTGCACATTATATTATAGAGGTACTTCTAGAGAGAGAATACTGAATTCTCAATTCCCAAACCCCATGAAAAAATCAATTGAAATCCCAATTCCCAATCCCACTGCACAAATCCAAGTCCCCATTTCTAATCATACAAATGTGCACATAATATTATAGAGGTACTTctatacagagagagagagagagagagagagagagagagagagagagagagagagagagagtactgaCTCCAAGAGATCTTGAAGCTGCTGAGCTCTGGTGCGAGGGTTAATTCCCTTCCTCAACACGTTATCTTGCATATGCAACCCATTCACTCGGATCTGATCCTTCACCCACTCCACATCCTCCTTCGACGACCATATcgtctctcctcctcctccgccctCCGCCACGCCGACACTCGGTCCACCGACATCGCCGACTCGCGCAATACTAGCACTAGCAGCCCCACCGGCGACGCGGCCGCCGCAACTGCAAGGCGACGAGAGAGAgtacaaaagaaagaagaagaacacTGCGGCCACTGACGCCGTCAGAACCAGCGCCGGCACCGTTATCACTATCCCCTTAGGCGACGAATTTGACGGTGACGACCACAGAGCCATGTGGTGTGGATGCGTGTATTCGATTTTACGCTGAAGTCTTCATACATTCAAGACTCTGAATTTTAGGTCTGCAGAAAGATTGGGAACGGCCTTAAGCGACGCCGTTTCACGAAGCCCAAGAGACACCTGTATCGTTAGGGAGGATGTCGTTTTGGGAGGAACGTGCCATTGCCTGCGGTGTCGCATGGAACATGGTTATATGGAGGTAACATGAGCCGTTAATTCGACATGAAATGATACAAAAATAATAGGTTTTGAGTTAATTTATTAAAGAATTCGATCGTTATCGAATTATTTGTTAATTCTTTAAAACAcgatttgttaaaataaaataagagtaTATTGTGAAAATGATATAAACACAACAAACACTATTGATTTATCAAGCCTAAATGGTGGATacgaaaattcacaaattataaattttttttatctctgaAAGGCCCATAACGAGTGATTCGCGGCGCGCCCCCCCCGGGGCCCCAAACACCCCCGGGGGGGTGTTTCTCAAGTATAAAATTTGTTCGTCTCCTTGGGCGACCTTGAGCCTGCTATTTTGAAGGTTGCATgaggtttttaaattttgtctcAGTTTTTTATCGCTCTTGCATCACTGAAACGATCATTTCACAAGTGAACGGTTGTGATTTAATTAAATGACCgtatttttttgtgaaataatGATGTAATGTGTCAAAAGAAGCTACAAAATTCTGTTAACAACTTAACTTAACATAAATCAGCAACCTTAATCAGATCAGTTTACTACCAAGGGATCgtgtaaacaaataattaacaGATCCCAGTTGAAGTTTGAAGTTCAAACTTTGAACCACCCCACACGACACTCAGCTGCAAAACTCTTGCAGGAACAAACTCAAACTATCAAGTATACGAACCTCGAAAACAATCCGAAAACAACCCGAAAACACGAACACGCATCTTATTCTTGCTATACCACTTTACTTTAATCTTACTCACACTCAAACTGTTAGATTAGATCAGACATCCTTCTTCTATGACGACCAAGCATAGTTCTCAAGTTTGGATCGGACGAAGTGACCAACTTGCTTCGCGTCTTGGATGATTCCGAGCCATTGCACTTCGGGCTCTCTGCCGGTAAAGTATCCGCTGCTTCCTGCGCATATCGCGATTTCCTACTTGAGTTTTGTAAAATTGCTTTGATTTGAGGGTCTGAGTAACTCATTGACTGTGAAGCTGTAAATTGGATTGAACTTCTGGCCACGGATCTCAAACTTCTTGCCTTACCGACTGTTTCTCTTTCTGCATAGCTTTGCCTTTGTCGACTGGCTGCAGTGGAAGTCATGAACCGAGGCAAAGAATTTGAAATGTTGTTCCCTCTGCTTCCTTTCTCTGGCTTTCGTGGCGTTTCTATAACTTCCCTCGAAACTTCTCTGGGACTAATGGGGGCCTTCTCATCTTTCAAATGTCCATACGTGGCTGCAAAGAGGTTAATATTTTTGCGTAGCAGCAAATCGACCTTTTGTATCTGATTTTTAACTTTATGGCACTCTTCTTCAGCTTCTCTCATGTCTTCTTCCAGTTCCTTCACCCTTTTTTCCCTGTGCATCTTCAAGTCCTGAAGAAATAGTAAGTTAAGAAAACATACAGCTGAGAAAACCGAAAATTACAAAGAAACTAGAGAGAGGTACCTCTGATAATTCCCTGTTACACTCTATAGCTCTAGCTCTCTTGGCGAAACTCAAAGAGCATATCGTCTCCCCAACATCTTCTTCACAGGGGCTGACATGTACAAGCATCAAAACCTTTGAACCGTGACCTAAAGCATATTGGATTACAAAACAAAGGTTAAGCACTTTCAAGTCCAGATGATGAAGGGGGTGCGAAAATCATGTAACCCCGCTCAGGATACCAACTGAGTGCACAAACATAATGATTTGTCGTGGGGTCATTACCATTGTTGAGAACACGATTAATATTACATGAGAAGTTTATGTACTGTCATATTAAATAACTTAAAATAGCCCTTGATGTGTAAAGAAATTCAGTTCCATAACAAAATTTGAAGAATGTGGATCTACCTAAGGAGTCTTTCAGGATTTGTGTCAGCTTGCTGTTCCTGCAACCGAAAAGTTGAAGCGCATCAGATTCTTGCTGAATCAGTAAGCAAAGAGAAAAGCACAGAAGCCCCATGTGAAAAAGTAAAGGGAAAAGGGAATAAGTAACTTAAAGCCGACAGTTTATACCAACTAACTTACCTGTAAGGCACATGGCCTCGCTTCCTTCGTAGAGCAGCAATGACATCACCCAAAGCGGAAAGAGAAAGGTTTATGGCCCTTCCCTCATCAAGTGTAAGTCCAGTTGCCCCTGTTTTAAGCAACCGTTCGCTTCCTCCAAGATCAACCATCCACAGTTTGCCCACTTCCCTTTTAGCTTCCAGGGCATCCCCATTCCGAAATATGGTTATCCTCGTTAAGCTAGATATATGAAGCTAAAAACATAACGTAATTATCGACCAAAATAATCCaatgaaaaatttggaaaaatgtgAGTGGACCTGGAACCCACCAGTGAGACCTGCTAGACGCTTCATTCACATTCGTCCAAGAAGTTGATCTAACTCGCCTCCCCCGATTATACCACCACCTAGCTTTAGCAAAATCGACAATTTGCACTTCTGTAAGGCCCTCAATTTCCACCATTCCCTTCGGATCTGTTTGAATGTTGAGATTGCTGTAGTAGAGTTAGCCAAACTGAAGTAAGCAGTCTAACAAATGGCCTGAAATTGTAGCACCAAGGGCACTAAACAAACCAATGCTTACCATCTTGTTACAGTTTCGTATGTTCTGTTGGCGGGTTTTGGGGACAGTAGATCTCTGAGATTGCCCATGTAAACTTCCAACATGCTCATCGAAAAGGAAATAGAGGACGAGCTATCCAAGGAGGCTTGACAGAAAAGCTCCTTGAGAGCTCGAGGAATTATCCCCGGCTCCTCACTAGTTCCATCCTGCATATCCATTTAACTTTCATCATTTTACACACATTTGGAACGAAAATGCACCTAACAACCGAACACAAAGGCAACAACAAAAGCTTGATCAAAGTTTCGATCACTGACCATGGTATATGTCTTGCCCGTGCCGGTTTGGCCGTGAGCAAAAATACACACATTGTGGCCATCAAGTGCAGATCTGAGAATTGGTTCCACCTCAGCAAACACATTTTCTACAGAATTCGGAAATCTGAACATCATTTAAACTATTATACAAGACTTTAATTTCCCGATGTGCGATTCACACTCTCAACACTAAGAACCGaaacaattaacaaaataatcaaacttgTAAAACACACATTTCTTTAATTCCTAACACTAACCTTGACTGGTTTCTTGTGGAAAAACCTTatcaaaatcaaattctttTCTCGTTCCAGCTGTCTTAACCGCAATCTTCTCCGATGCGGCCGAAATGGGTTCCCGGATTCTTCTCCTGTGGATCACTAGGAACGGTCGGACCCGACAGAACACTCGAATACTACCTGAAAACTCACTTCATTTgatacaacaaaacaaaaaaacaaagaaaccaacaaaaaaaaaaaacatttcggAGAAATTTATGATTGATCTGATTGTGACCCAACATTACCTTTGATGTCTATAATCTTGTTCAAAGATTCTCTCCTCTTCTCATCCAAGaacttctgcttctgcttcaaCTGTGCAATCTCTCCTACAAAACCCAGTTGAAAAAGATTATAACTTTTGCTAGATCAAGTAAGCACTTCTGCTCGTAAGCGCTTTTGCTTTTAGCCATTCCAGAAGCAAAACGTCCTAACGAGCTTACTCGaaactgaaaattttcaaaaactttACCTTCAAGATTTGATATCGACTGCTGAAGCTCATTCCTTTCGTGCTCAGGGACGACATTGACGTCCGTACAGATGGTGGGAAGAGAAGGAGGAGAATCCGAAAAGTCAATCGATGGCAACCCATCGGTGGAATCTGGACCGTTAGATGATTCCATCGGAGACGACGATAATTGGAAGG from Pyrus communis chromosome 9, drPyrComm1.1, whole genome shotgun sequence harbors:
- the LOC137745990 gene encoding uncharacterized protein; the protein is MALWSSPSNSSPKGIVITVPALVLTASVAAVFFFFLLYSLSSPCSCGGRVAGGAASASIARVGDVGGPSVGVAEGGGGGETIWSSKEDVEWVKDQIRVNGLHMQDNVLRKGINPRTRAQQLQDLLEFKGISHYEGPDSENHTALPCPGELLTEEHHSNYGEPWAGGRDVFEFLAQSSHLKPDSIVLEIGCGTLRVGLHFIRYLNPGHFHCLERDELSLMAAFRYELPSQGLLHKRPLIVKGDNMDFSRFGSDVVYDLIYASAVFLHMPGNLVWVGLERLTNKLKPYDGRIFVSHNIKFCSRLGGDECTKRLTNLGLEYVRKHTHDSLLFNHYEIWFEFRRTKA
- the LOC137745843 gene encoding kinesin-like protein KIN-14U; this translates as MESSNGPDSTDGLPSIDFSDSPPSLPTICTDVNVVPEHERNELQQSISNLEGEIAQLKQKQKFLDEKRRESLNKIIDIKGSIRVFCRVRPFLVIHRRRIREPISAASEKIAVKTAGTRKEFDFDKVFPQETSQENVFAEVEPILRSALDGHNVCIFAHGQTGTGKTYTMDGTSEEPGIIPRALKELFCQASLDSSSSISFSMSMLEVYMGNLRDLLSPKPANRTYETVTRCNLNIQTDPKGMVEIEGLTEVQIVDFAKARWWYNRGRRVRSTSWTNVNEASSRSHCLTRITIFRNGDALEAKREVGKLWMVDLGGSERLLKTGATGLTLDEGRAINLSLSALGDVIAALRRKRGHVPYRNSKLTQILKDSLGHGSKVLMLVHVSPCEEDVGETICSLSFAKRARAIECNRELSEDLKMHREKRVKELEEDMREAEEECHKVKNQIQKVDLLLRKNINLFAATYGHLKDEKAPISPREVSREVIETPRKPEKGSRGNNISNSLPRFMTSTAASRQRQSYAERETVGKARSLRSVARSSIQFTASQSMSYSDPQIKAILQNSSRKSRYAQEAADTLPAESPKCNGSESSKTRSKLVTSSDPNLRTMLGRHRRRMSDLI